From the Desulfovibrio sp. JY genome, one window contains:
- a CDS encoding mechanosensitive ion channel has product MPRMLRLCIVFVVVWLGLALPRIPTDPFVPSALAAPANGAKQPADKPDKDDAEDASPKDWQVLLSIHQDALVQQAVRFKSLEGLLPKNVRHFRTALSDLQSKLDALNLIISISGGNPWEMRAVLSDMSRLRQNAQALIDPFANSRDEIDKIADRLDSLKEEFSKHLADGQDQALTDAITYYLNYIKGVRASLAKVRSALEKQLGPAKDFLDGLAQNEKTLKARLPKAWQQYYFTPVGEVSSLAAWSDTFASIQLWLRSNMSMIQSLIGGADSARTLAALVRIAIGFFILGLADFMAALRLRRRYPDFKELKQTRRIWLLVGLGWLFSWVAGDAPMLLHEFLNALAEIFLAAALVAFAEMLARLTSPTGKAKPAVHLRRLWLLFSLGLLLQIGALPDVLMTVVWMVLLLVFFTIARKKPAARTGPSRLAGGFTPALYILLCLMTAIGWQHLAVLALAGWFLFLAAIETGAGLSRLVAKWQDKAAREGAPIVTRAVVSGLGFPLIFLSLFFLVLYWFSTELGGQEVFAATVSFAVKIGDLHLTVGGLALVLTGFFVTRSTVYVVKSFIHDLPRLQPGVDPGVRDVLDTTSTYLLWGFYAMLSLFLLGFSFTSLAVVAGGLSVGIGFGLQNIVNNFIAGLILLFGRSIQAGDIIQIDTTWGKVSKVNIRNTVVKTFQNATLFVPNSDLISGKLINWTHRDATMRRDITVGVAYGSDTGKVRDILLDVARAHPHVLQNPSPSVQFSSFGDSSLNFLLMVWVDNVAYGMDTESDIRFSIDRRFREGAIEIPFPQCDVRIIREPAPLPDKTPPGDA; this is encoded by the coding sequence ATGCCCCGTATGCTCCGACTGTGCATCGTCTTCGTGGTGGTTTGGCTCGGCCTGGCCCTGCCCCGCATCCCGACCGATCCTTTTGTCCCAAGCGCCCTGGCGGCCCCGGCCAACGGAGCCAAGCAGCCGGCCGACAAACCCGACAAGGACGACGCCGAGGACGCTTCGCCCAAGGATTGGCAGGTGCTGCTGTCCATCCACCAGGACGCCCTGGTCCAGCAGGCGGTGCGGTTCAAATCCCTCGAGGGACTTTTACCGAAAAACGTGCGTCACTTCAGGACCGCCCTGTCCGATCTGCAAAGCAAGCTCGACGCGCTGAACCTCATCATCTCCATTTCCGGCGGCAACCCCTGGGAAATGCGGGCCGTGCTCAGCGACATGAGCCGTTTGCGCCAAAACGCCCAGGCCCTCATCGACCCCTTTGCCAACAGCCGTGACGAGATCGACAAGATCGCCGACCGCCTCGATTCCCTCAAGGAAGAGTTCAGCAAACATCTTGCCGACGGCCAGGATCAGGCCCTGACCGACGCCATCACCTATTACCTCAACTACATCAAAGGGGTGCGGGCAAGTCTGGCCAAGGTTCGCTCGGCCCTGGAAAAACAGCTCGGTCCGGCCAAGGATTTTCTCGATGGGCTGGCGCAAAACGAGAAGACCCTCAAAGCCAGACTCCCCAAGGCCTGGCAGCAATATTACTTCACGCCCGTGGGCGAGGTCTCGTCCCTGGCCGCTTGGTCCGACACCTTTGCCAGCATCCAACTGTGGCTGCGCTCCAACATGTCCATGATCCAGTCCCTGATCGGGGGCGCGGATTCCGCGCGCACCCTGGCCGCTCTGGTCCGTATCGCCATCGGCTTTTTCATCCTGGGGCTGGCCGACTTCATGGCCGCCTTGCGACTGCGCCGCCGCTACCCGGATTTCAAGGAGCTCAAACAGACGCGCCGCATCTGGCTGCTGGTCGGCCTGGGCTGGCTTTTCAGCTGGGTGGCCGGGGACGCGCCCATGCTGCTCCACGAATTTCTCAATGCCCTGGCCGAGATATTCCTGGCCGCCGCGTTGGTCGCCTTTGCCGAAATGCTCGCCCGGCTCACCTCGCCGACGGGCAAGGCCAAACCGGCCGTGCATCTGCGCCGGCTGTGGCTGCTTTTCTCCCTGGGCCTGCTGCTCCAGATCGGCGCCTTGCCGGACGTGCTCATGACCGTGGTGTGGATGGTTCTGCTGCTGGTCTTTTTCACGATCGCGCGCAAAAAGCCCGCCGCCCGCACCGGGCCTTCGCGCCTGGCCGGCGGCTTCACCCCGGCCCTGTACATCCTGCTGTGCCTCATGACCGCCATAGGCTGGCAGCACCTGGCGGTTCTGGCCTTGGCCGGGTGGTTCCTCTTTTTGGCCGCCATCGAAACCGGCGCGGGATTGTCGCGGCTGGTAGCCAAGTGGCAGGACAAGGCCGCCCGCGAAGGCGCGCCCATCGTCACCCGGGCCGTGGTGTCCGGCCTCGGGTTCCCGCTGATTTTCCTGTCCCTGTTCTTCCTCGTCCTCTACTGGTTCTCCACGGAACTCGGCGGTCAGGAAGTCTTTGCCGCCACCGTGTCCTTTGCCGTCAAAATCGGCGACCTCCACCTGACCGTCGGCGGGCTGGCGCTGGTCCTCACCGGCTTTTTCGTGACCCGCTCCACGGTCTACGTGGTCAAGTCCTTCATCCACGACCTGCCGCGGCTCCAACCCGGGGTCGACCCGGGCGTGCGCGACGTGCTCGACACCACCTCCACCTATCTGCTGTGGGGGTTTTACGCCATGCTCTCCCTGTTCCTGCTCGGCTTTTCCTTCACCAGCCTGGCGGTGGTCGCCGGCGGCCTTTCCGTCGGCATCGGCTTCGGCCTGCAAAACATCGTCAACAACTTCATCGCCGGCCTGATCCTGCTCTTCGGGCGCTCCATCCAGGCCGGGGACATCATCCAGATCGATACGACCTGGGGCAAGGTCAGCAAGGTCAATATCCGCAACACCGTGGTCAAGACCTTCCAGAACGCCACGCTGTTCGTGCCCAATTCCGACCTCATCTCCGGCAAGCTCATCAACTGGACCCACCGCGACGCCACCATGCGCCGGGACATCACCGTGGGCGTGGCTTACGGCTCCGATACGGGAAAGGTCCGCGACATCCTGCTCGATGTGGCGCGGGCCCATCCCCATGTGCTGCAAAACCCCAGCCCCAGCGTGCAGTTTTCGTCCTTCGGCGACAGTTCGCTCAATTTCCTGCTCATGGTCTGGGTCGACAACGTCGCCTACGGCATGGATACCGAGTCGGACATCCGCTTCAGCATCGACCGGCGTTTCCGTGAAGGCGCCATCGAAATCCCCTTTCCCCAGTGCGACGTGCGCATCATCCGGGAACCGGCCCCTCTTCCCGACAAAACGCCGCCCGGGGACGCCTGA
- a CDS encoding (Fe-S)-binding protein encodes MKAFLFIPCLVEHVLPRVGEATAMVLSRAGVAPELPAGQTCCGQFAYKRGRPDLTRPLARRFVEIFEDAPVIVSPSASCTAMVRKYPTLFEAGDPWRDRAARVAARTFELGEFLVDKLGCPDLGSRYVARATLHASCQTTRALGVGDATEMLLAAVEGLTLLPLAHPERCCGFGGAFSVDYPEVSQAILAKKIDDIIATGAEAVITAEPSCLLNISSALAKRAVPVKALHLAEVLAGGEL; translated from the coding sequence GTGAAAGCCTTTCTCTTCATTCCCTGCCTGGTCGAGCATGTGCTGCCCCGGGTGGGTGAGGCCACGGCCATGGTCCTTTCCCGGGCCGGGGTGGCGCCTGAACTCCCCGCCGGCCAGACCTGCTGCGGCCAGTTCGCCTACAAACGGGGCCGTCCGGATTTGACCCGGCCCCTGGCCAGGCGGTTTGTGGAAATTTTCGAGGACGCCCCGGTCATCGTCAGCCCGTCGGCCTCGTGCACGGCCATGGTGCGCAAGTACCCCACGCTTTTCGAAGCGGGTGATCCCTGGCGCGACCGCGCGGCGCGCGTGGCAGCCAGGACCTTCGAACTCGGTGAGTTTCTGGTGGACAAGCTCGGGTGCCCGGACCTCGGTTCGCGCTACGTCGCACGGGCGACCCTGCACGCCTCCTGCCAGACCACCCGGGCGCTTGGCGTCGGGGACGCCACCGAAATGCTCCTTGCCGCCGTGGAGGGGCTCACGCTTTTGCCGCTTGCCCATCCCGAGCGCTGCTGCGGCTTCGGCGGGGCGTTCAGCGTGGACTACCCGGAAGTGAGTCAGGCCATCCTGGCCAAAAAGATCGACGACATCATCGCCACCGGAGCCGAGGCGGTCATCACGGCCGAACCGAGCTGTCTGCTCAATATCAGCTCCGCCCTGGCCAAGCGCGCAGTCCCGGTCAAGGCGCTGCATCTGGCCGAAGTGCTGGCGGGAGGGGAGTTATGA
- a CDS encoding polysaccharide deacetylase family protein, which produces MRSIHVFLLACCLVFALGVATARAEGSAAVFDALWSPQALAAQPGERTSGRLGPPDRSPPEATTFPALPALPEALAGSIRRVNTHGEKLVALTFDLCELADQKSGYDGAVLDALRAAGAKATFFAGGKWMRSHPTRAMQLMTDPLFEIGSHTWTHGNFGQLDTAEMRRQIAWTQAEYTLLREKIAHMAREKGVAAAAIATIPAVPTLLRFPYGRCRPEALSLVASMGLAAIQWSLTTGDPDPHSTPERIIKIVLDRVRPGDIIIGHANGNGHGTGEALPRLLEELRKRGYRFVTVSELLASGQPLIASDCYDFHPGDTAQYDRIFGDGTTHPRHKKGPRPQPRPEKPGQ; this is translated from the coding sequence ATGCGTTCCATCCACGTGTTCCTGCTCGCCTGCTGCCTGGTCTTCGCCCTTGGCGTGGCCACAGCCCGGGCCGAGGGTTCCGCCGCCGTCTTCGACGCCCTGTGGTCCCCGCAGGCCCTGGCCGCCCAGCCGGGAGAGCGCACATCGGGCCGGCTCGGTCCGCCCGACCGCTCACCGCCCGAGGCCACCACGTTTCCGGCGCTCCCGGCGCTGCCCGAGGCCCTGGCCGGCTCCATCCGCCGGGTGAACACCCATGGCGAGAAGCTCGTCGCCCTGACCTTCGACCTGTGCGAGCTGGCCGACCAGAAATCCGGCTATGACGGCGCGGTGCTGGACGCCCTTCGCGCCGCCGGGGCGAAGGCCACCTTTTTCGCCGGTGGCAAATGGATGCGCTCCCACCCGACGCGGGCCATGCAGCTTATGACCGATCCGCTCTTCGAGATCGGCAGCCACACCTGGACCCACGGCAATTTCGGCCAACTCGACACGGCCGAAATGCGCCGGCAAATCGCCTGGACCCAGGCCGAATACACCCTGTTGCGGGAAAAAATCGCCCATATGGCCCGGGAAAAGGGCGTCGCCGCAGCGGCAATCGCCACGATTCCGGCCGTGCCGACGCTGCTGCGCTTTCCCTACGGCCGCTGCCGGCCCGAGGCCTTGTCCCTGGTCGCGTCCATGGGCCTTGCCGCCATCCAGTGGAGCCTGACCACCGGCGACCCGGACCCGCACTCCACGCCGGAGCGCATCATCAAGATCGTGCTCGACCGGGTGCGTCCCGGCGACATCATTATCGGCCACGCCAACGGCAATGGCCACGGCACCGGGGAGGCCCTGCCGCGTCTTTTGGAGGAACTGCGCAAACGCGGCTACCGGTTCGTCACGGTCAGCGAACTGCTTGCTTCCGGACAGCCGCTTATCGCCTCGGATTGCTACGACTTCCATCCCGGCGACACGGCGCAATACGACCGCATCTTCGGCGACGGCACCACCCATCCCCGCCATAAAAAAGGGCCGCGACCACAGCCGCGACCCGAAAAGCCCGGTCAGTAA
- a CDS encoding DUF853 domain-containing protein, protein MTTETAPILVARGKKDAALSLSMANRHGLVAGATGTGKTVSLRVLAEAFSERGVPVFLADVKGDLSGLAVPGGDNPKITARAKKLGLTDPPAGYPVVFWDVFGQTGHPLRTTISEMGPLLLSRLLGLNDTQSGVMEIIFRVADDSGLLLLDLKDLRSMATYVAENAAELRTRYGNVSTASVGAIQRALLALEGQGGDTFFGEPALDLDDLLQTDASGRGVVNILNAQRLLGAPKVYATMLLWLLSELFERLPEVGDPVKPKLVFFFDEAHLLFDDAPKALVEKIELTVRLIRSKGVGVYFVTQSPLDLPDTVLAQLGNRVQHALRAFTPREKKAVNAAADTFRQNPAFDAAQAITELGVGEALVSFLDEKGQPEMVERALIVPPRSRLTPLADAERQEIVRGSTLYGHYEQLVDRESAFEMLQARAQRREEETKPSRPQASPVEKLIGSMAQSAVRSIGSQIGRQIARGILGALFGGKR, encoded by the coding sequence ATGACAACAGAGACCGCCCCGATCCTCGTGGCCAGGGGGAAAAAGGACGCCGCGCTTTCACTGTCCATGGCCAACCGGCACGGGCTGGTGGCCGGAGCCACCGGCACGGGCAAGACCGTCAGCCTGCGGGTCCTGGCCGAAGCGTTTTCCGAACGCGGCGTGCCGGTCTTTCTGGCCGACGTCAAAGGCGATTTGTCAGGCCTGGCCGTGCCGGGCGGCGACAACCCCAAAATAACGGCCCGGGCCAAGAAACTCGGCCTCACCGACCCGCCGGCCGGCTATCCGGTTGTTTTTTGGGACGTGTTCGGCCAGACCGGCCATCCGCTTCGGACCACGATTTCGGAAATGGGGCCGCTGCTGCTCTCGCGGCTGCTCGGGCTAAACGATACCCAATCAGGGGTCATGGAGATCATCTTCCGCGTGGCCGACGATTCGGGGCTTCTGCTGCTCGACCTCAAGGACCTGCGGAGCATGGCGACATACGTAGCCGAAAACGCGGCCGAACTGCGCACCCGCTACGGCAACGTGTCCACGGCCAGCGTCGGGGCCATCCAACGGGCCCTGCTCGCCCTGGAGGGGCAAGGCGGCGACACGTTTTTCGGCGAGCCGGCCCTGGACCTCGATGACCTGCTCCAGACCGACGCCTCGGGCCGGGGTGTGGTCAATATCTTAAATGCCCAGCGCCTGCTCGGCGCGCCCAAGGTCTACGCCACCATGCTCCTGTGGCTGCTCTCGGAGCTTTTCGAGCGCCTGCCCGAGGTTGGCGACCCGGTAAAGCCCAAGCTGGTCTTTTTCTTCGACGAGGCCCACCTGCTCTTCGACGACGCGCCCAAGGCCCTGGTGGAAAAAATCGAGCTGACCGTGCGGCTCATCCGCTCCAAGGGCGTCGGGGTCTACTTCGTCACCCAGTCGCCCCTGGACCTGCCGGACACGGTGCTGGCCCAGCTCGGCAACCGGGTGCAGCACGCCCTTCGGGCCTTCACCCCGCGCGAAAAAAAGGCCGTCAACGCGGCGGCCGACACCTTTCGCCAAAATCCCGCCTTCGACGCGGCCCAGGCCATCACCGAACTCGGCGTGGGCGAGGCCCTGGTGTCCTTTCTCGATGAAAAGGGGCAGCCGGAAATGGTGGAACGGGCGCTTATCGTGCCGCCGCGCAGCCGCCTTACTCCCCTTGCCGACGCGGAACGCCAGGAAATCGTGCGGGGCTCGACGCTCTACGGACATTACGAACAGCTGGTGGACCGGGAATCCGCCTTCGAAATGCTCCAGGCCAGGGCGCAGCGCCGCGAGGAAGAAACCAAGCCCTCCCGGCCCCAGGCCTCGCCGGTGGAAAAACTCATCGGCTCCATGGCCCAAAGCGCCGTGCGCTCCATCGGCAGCCAGATCGGCCGCCAAATCGCCCGAGGCATCCTCGGCGCGTTATTTGGGGGGAAGAGGTAG
- the gltA gene encoding citrate (Si)-synthase (type II enzyme; in Escherichia coli this enzyme forms a trimer of dimers which is allosterically inhibited by NADH and competitively inhibited by alpha-ketoglutarate; allosteric inhibition is lost when Cys206 is chemically modified which also affects hexamer formation; forms oxaloacetate and acetyl-CoA and water from citrate and coenzyme A; functions in TCA cycle, glyoxylate cycle and respiration; enzyme from Helicobacter pylori is not inhibited by NADH), with translation MTAPDTATLTYDGKSVSLPVINGDHVEKALDVRKLRAQTGWITLDPGYANTAVCKSAITHIDGEKGVVLYRGYDLEELTRKSTFVETAMLVMFGELPTSAEREAFRIMLRDQELLHEDLLSHLDGFPPNGHPMAILSAMINAMGSYYPELYDISSQDDFRLAAAKIMSKVRTIAAFSFRKSQGMPLNYPNPNLDYCRNFLHMMFSVPFWVYEAPDPIVRALSIFMMCHADQALDTSCATVRMVGSSQANLFASVSAGICALWGRHHGGASSAAIRMFEDVVAGRTTVSRIFEAAKSRYGRLMGFGQRVFHVEDPRARIIKATYEKLIATGYAKRDAFHDIAQEIEERASGDEYFASRHLLPNTNFYSSLLLRALNFPPNMYPVITAIGNMPGWIAHWKEETHSPDQRIQRPRQIYTGRKRHSYTSMEKR, from the coding sequence ATGACAGCACCCGACACCGCCACCTTGACGTACGACGGCAAAAGCGTCTCCCTGCCCGTGATAAATGGCGACCACGTGGAAAAAGCGCTGGACGTGCGCAAGCTGCGTGCCCAGACGGGCTGGATCACCCTGGACCCCGGCTACGCCAACACGGCCGTGTGCAAAAGCGCCATCACCCACATCGACGGGGAAAAAGGCGTGGTGCTCTACCGCGGGTACGACCTCGAGGAACTGACCCGGAAGTCCACGTTCGTGGAAACCGCCATGCTGGTCATGTTCGGCGAACTGCCGACCAGTGCGGAACGCGAGGCGTTTCGCATCATGTTGCGCGACCAGGAGTTGTTGCACGAGGATCTGCTCAGCCACCTGGACGGCTTTCCGCCAAACGGCCACCCCATGGCCATTTTGTCCGCCATGATCAACGCCATGGGCAGCTATTATCCGGAGCTTTACGACATCAGCTCCCAGGACGACTTTCGCCTGGCCGCGGCCAAGATCATGAGCAAGGTGCGCACGATAGCCGCCTTCAGCTTCCGCAAATCCCAGGGGATGCCGCTCAACTATCCCAATCCGAACCTGGATTACTGTCGCAACTTCCTGCACATGATGTTTTCCGTGCCGTTTTGGGTCTACGAAGCCCCGGACCCCATCGTGCGGGCCTTAAGCATCTTCATGATGTGCCACGCCGACCAGGCCCTCGACACCTCCTGCGCCACGGTGCGCATGGTGGGATCGAGCCAGGCCAACCTGTTCGCCTCGGTCTCCGCCGGCATCTGCGCCCTGTGGGGCCGCCACCACGGCGGCGCCAGCTCGGCCGCCATCCGCATGTTCGAGGACGTGGTGGCCGGACGCACCACGGTTTCCCGCATCTTCGAAGCGGCCAAGTCCCGCTACGGCCGGCTCATGGGCTTCGGCCAGCGGGTCTTTCACGTCGAGGACCCCCGGGCCCGCATCATCAAGGCGACTTACGAAAAACTCATCGCCACCGGCTACGCCAAGCGCGACGCCTTCCACGACATTGCCCAGGAAATAGAGGAACGGGCCAGCGGGGACGAATACTTCGCCTCGCGCCACCTGCTCCCCAACACCAATTTCTATTCGAGCCTGCTGCTTCGAGCCCTCAACTTTCCGCCCAACATGTACCCGGTCATCACGGCCATAGGGAACATGCCGGGCTGGATCGCCCACTGGAAGGAAGAAACCCATTCGCCCGACCAGCGCATCCAACGGCCGCGCCAGATTTACACCGGCCGCAAACGCCACTCCTATACCTCCATGGAGAAACGGTAG
- a CDS encoding lactate utilization protein — protein MNETQTRTAILSRLRAGQPKGLPRARRPLSLRRQCLDAVDFETFAAALTALGPTFELARTPDAAKAALAAVVAKNGVKTAVRWDHPDLDAVDAAATLAGAGVAVLAPEDLPERVCPSLAAVDMGITSVAYAVCATGSLILAAGKGRERATPLVPRLHVALLPASKLVPDLPAVFEGLAKGPMPSAVNCVSGVSSTGDIEFVYVRGVHGPLAVHVIGLEWL, from the coding sequence ATGAACGAAACGCAAACCAGAACCGCCATCCTTTCCCGGCTGCGGGCCGGCCAGCCCAAGGGCTTGCCGCGCGCCAGGCGTCCCCTCTCGCTGCGCCGCCAGTGTCTGGATGCCGTCGATTTCGAAACCTTCGCCGCCGCCCTGACCGCCCTTGGCCCGACCTTCGAGCTGGCCAGAACGCCGGATGCGGCCAAGGCCGCCCTGGCCGCCGTGGTCGCCAAAAACGGGGTTAAAACCGCCGTGCGCTGGGACCACCCCGACCTCGACGCCGTGGATGCGGCCGCCACCCTGGCCGGTGCCGGCGTGGCCGTGCTGGCTCCCGAAGACCTGCCGGAGCGCGTCTGTCCGTCGCTCGCCGCCGTGGATATGGGCATTACCAGCGTCGCCTATGCCGTGTGCGCCACGGGGAGCCTGATCCTCGCCGCCGGCAAGGGCCGGGAGCGGGCAACGCCCTTGGTGCCGCGCCTGCACGTGGCGCTGCTCCCGGCCTCAAAGCTCGTGCCCGACCTGCCGGCCGTGTTCGAGGGGCTGGCCAAAGGCCCCATGCCGAGCGCCGTCAACTGCGTCTCCGGCGTCTCCAGCACCGGGGACATCGAATTCGTCTACGTGCGCGGCGTCCATGGCCCGCTGGCCGTCCACGTCATCGGTTTGGAGTGGTTGTAG
- a CDS encoding lactate utilization protein: MSACRHNFGKASAAALADGESRAILDKAILQIHALRQRSVDAMPDFTDRRARAVAVRQATLDRLPDLLETLEASVTAAGGIVHFAEDASQASRLITDLLTARGVRLAVKSKSMVSEEIGLNEALAAAGIEAVETDLGEYIIQLMGQKPSHILAPALHVSKEQVSALFAEKFGRTSTDIPEMTRIARDSLRAKFLAADAGITGANIVVAETGTVMVLENEGNIRLTGSCPPIHVALMTLEKVVGSLAEAAAVLDILPPSATGQTLPVHLSLFTGARRDGERDGPREMHLVILDNGRSELLADPILRPILKCIRCGACLNVCPVYQSVGGHAYGSVYPGPMGSILSSVLKDAAGDARQPFACTHCGACAEACPAGIDHPVLLQELRRRQAEQGTDTATKSYAALARHPLLFGAAAAWARTVDPRLDRVAAMAPDGPVGKFLRGRKFPGLSKPFSRRFKAMAKRLSRAQAKGGRS; this comes from the coding sequence ATGAGCGCGTGCCGACACAATTTCGGCAAGGCTTCGGCCGCCGCTCTGGCCGACGGCGAAAGCCGGGCCATTTTGGACAAGGCCATTTTGCAAATCCACGCCCTGCGGCAGCGTTCGGTTGACGCCATGCCCGATTTCACCGATCGCCGGGCCCGGGCCGTGGCCGTGCGCCAGGCGACGCTCGACCGCCTGCCCGACCTGCTCGAGACCCTGGAAGCGAGCGTCACCGCCGCCGGCGGCATCGTCCATTTCGCCGAGGACGCGTCCCAGGCGTCGCGCCTTATTACCGACCTTTTGACCGCGCGCGGCGTGCGTCTGGCTGTCAAGAGCAAGTCCATGGTCAGCGAGGAGATCGGGCTCAACGAGGCCCTGGCCGCGGCCGGCATCGAGGCCGTGGAGACCGACCTCGGCGAGTACATCATCCAGCTTATGGGCCAGAAACCTTCCCACATCCTGGCCCCGGCCCTGCACGTGTCCAAGGAGCAGGTCTCGGCGCTTTTCGCCGAAAAATTCGGCCGCACCAGCACCGACATCCCGGAGATGACGCGCATCGCCCGCGACAGCCTGCGGGCCAAGTTCCTGGCCGCCGACGCCGGCATCACCGGGGCCAATATCGTTGTGGCCGAAACCGGCACGGTGATGGTGCTGGAAAACGAGGGCAATATCCGGCTCACCGGCTCCTGTCCGCCCATCCACGTGGCGCTGATGACCCTGGAAAAAGTCGTCGGCTCCCTGGCCGAGGCGGCCGCCGTGCTCGACATCCTGCCCCCGTCCGCGACCGGCCAGACCCTGCCCGTGCACTTGTCCCTTTTCACCGGCGCGCGCCGCGACGGCGAACGCGACGGGCCCAGGGAAATGCACCTGGTCATCCTGGACAACGGCCGCTCCGAACTGCTGGCCGATCCGATCCTGCGCCCGATCCTCAAGTGCATCCGTTGCGGGGCCTGCCTCAACGTCTGCCCGGTCTACCAGAGCGTGGGCGGCCATGCCTACGGCTCGGTCTACCCCGGTCCCATGGGCTCGATCCTGTCCTCGGTGCTCAAGGACGCGGCGGGCGATGCGCGCCAGCCCTTTGCCTGCACCCACTGCGGGGCCTGCGCCGAGGCCTGCCCGGCCGGCATCGACCATCCGGTGCTGCTCCAGGAGTTGCGCCGCCGACAGGCCGAGCAAGGCACCGACACGGCAACCAAAAGCTATGCCGCCCTGGCCCGCCATCCCCTGCTTTTCGGCGCGGCGGCGGCCTGGGCCCGGACCGTCGACCCCAGGCTCGACCGCGTCGCGGCCATGGCCCCGGACGGGCCGGTGGGCAAGTTTTTGCGCGGCCGGAAATTCCCGGGCCTGTCAAAGCCTTTTTCCAGGCGCTTCAAGGCGATGGCCAAACGCCTGTCCCGGGCGCAGGCCAAGGGAGGTCGGTCATGA